The sequence ACGGGATAAAGCGGGTCTATGAAAGCGAGCTCGGACCGCGAAAGAGACTCCGCCAGGTTCGGGAAAAAGTTACGGCATGATGCCTCCTTGGTCCCTTTCTTGAGCTGAGGGATGTGTCTATTCAGAATTTGGTATGAATTTAGAAATTCTTTCACCGGTGATCGTTTCGCTTTCGGCGCTGGTACTCATAATTTTAGAACGCCGATTCCCTTATACCGCCGGCCAGCCATTGTTCAGGGAGGGGTTTTGGACGGATCTAGGAATGTATACGATCTTCCAAAGTTACATCCTGAGCTGGGTTATCTTCGGGTTCATTCACTGGCTGGATAATGAAACGTCGGTCTCGCGGTTTCATATCATTTCCGACTGGCCGGTGTGGGGGCAGTTCCTTCTTTTTTTTGTGTCTCACGATCTTTATATCTACCTCTTCCATCGATGGCAGCATCATAACAAGTATCTTTACAGAATTCATGAAGCACATCATTCGGTGCGGGATGTCGATTGGCTGGCGGGAGCCCGGTCCCACTCGCTTGAAATTTTAATAAACCAGTCGATCGAGTTCACTCCGATCATCCTCCTCGGCGCGGCGCCGGAAGTCGTTCTTTTGAAAGGAATTGTGGACGCCGTATGGGGAATGTATATCCATTCCAACATCAATGTTCATTCGGGCAGGCTGCAGTTTTTCTTTAACGGCCCGGAGATGCATCGCTGGCATCATGCCAAAGGGAAGGGGAACAGCGTCAACTATTCCACCAAGCTTGCAGTATGGGATTGGTTATTCGGGACCGGATTTTTGCCCTCGATTGAAAGGCCAGTTTCATACGGCCTCACCTATTCTGGTTTTCCAAAGGGGTATTTTCCTCAGCAATGGTTCGCATTCCGTCCATTTCGGAAAGAGAAGAATTAGGGCCGCTGCAATGACATGTTGAGATGCCGTTGCTGTGTCAATGAGGCTTCCCATCGACATGTTCATCCGCGTTAGCATTCCGATAATAATTTATTCTTATGCAGTTCACTGTACAGTAATACTCGCATAACAAAACGAGCGTACATTGTCGCCGCTCGTTGGAGCGAGGTTGCGGTCATAGCGGGAGTCCATTCTTCCAGAACCTCTTCGCTTTCTTTACCCACAGAATTCTTCTATGCTACGTCAATACCATGCGATCCTCCTTTTGTTACTCATCATTATTGCGCAGGAAACATTCTCCGGCACGATCAAAGGAAACGTAAGGGAGAGCAAAACGAAATTGGCGATCGCCGGTGCATCCGTTTTCATTGAGGGAACAACGTACGGAACCGTCAGCGACACGAGTGGAGATTATATTATTCGGAATGTGCCGGCAGGAGAGTACGAGATCGTTGTGCGCATCCTTGGATTTGCCGCCAAAGAGGAGAGCATCACCGTAGACGAAGGGTCTTCTGTATTGGTCCAAAATTTCTCGCTGAAAGAAAAGCTCATCACTCTGGGCGAATCCGTCGTCACCGCAAGAGCGAACAATGAACTTGAAACTACGGCCCGGGCAACGGAAAAGACCGCAGCCAATCTTGTCAACGTCATCTCCGCGCAGACGATCGAGCAGTCAACCGACAGAACTGCTGCGGACGTCCTTCAGCGCGTTTCGGGCATGTCGCTCATCCGAGACCAGGGAGAGGGACGCTATGTGGTGATGAGAGGGCTCGCGCAACAGTACAATAATACGTTGGTTGACGGCATCAAAATTCCTAGTCCCGAATCAAAAGACCGCTTCGTGCCGATGGACATTTTCCCGTCCGGCCTCTTTGAGCGGATTGAGGTAACAAAGTCGCTGACTCCCGACATCGCGGGGGACGCGATCGGCGGTTCGACCGACCTGATGCTGAGGGAAGCTCCCGACCGGTTCGTCTTCAACTTCAACGCTGCGAGCGGATCGACATCGGGCGTGCTTGGAAATTCGTTCAGCTCATTCAACAGAAGCGCGGTCCCCGAACTCGATCCCGAGCGGCTTCATGGAACGGTGAGCGATTCGGATCCCACCACTGAACTCAAACCAAGGTACAATCCGTCAAGTGCAGATTTTTCCATCGCCAACCTGAAATTTACCAACGCCCCCGCTCCTGCGGACGGTCTCTTTTCCGCTCTTGTCGGGGACCGTTTTTTCGATAACAGGCTCGGACTCATGGCTGCCGGCAGTTTTCAAAATACCTATAACGAAGTGCACACCGACATTTACTCTCTAGGTTCCGACATCAACACCATCGACAGTCAGGGACATCTGATTCCGTACGCTTCCACCTACAATAACCAAAACTATTACGTCAATAAAACCCGGGGCGGTGCAGTTGCGAAGGGAGACTTCATCGCCGATGAAGGACAAGAGCTTTCTGCAACGTATATGTACGTCCGCCAGGAAGAGGCACAGACCCGGCATGCACTCCAGATAGAGATCGACGGTTCACGAGGGGCCAACGATCTGACCTACACCAACCGGTCGGCGTTGCGCATCCAGGATATCTCCAGTGTTTCGCTTTCGGGGAGCCATTTTTCGACGTCTCCTTTTTCATTGAACTGGACGCTCAACTATACCGATGCGCTGCAGGACCGTCCCGACGAGGCCGAGTATTCGATCCTGCAGAACTATGATGCGAACGGAAAGCTCGAACCATTTCAGGGGCTCGGAGACATCACCCATTCATGGAGAAAGAACGACGATCATCAGAACCTCGGCAAGCTCGACGCAACCTGGCATCTGACATCGGACGGGATGCATACGATTCAGGCGGGTTTCGTCGCTCAAAAACTCAATCGCGTCAATTACGAAGACGACTATCAATTGAATCCGTCGATCATCAACGGGAGAACGCAGACGTTCACGTCAATCGACAGCGCCAAAACCACCGTATTCGGTTACGGGAGCACTTCGGGGACAACGGTCTATGGATATCAGAATTACAAAGCAAGCGAGCTCCTTCTTGCTTCATACCTGCAATACACATTGATCTTTGACAGACTTCAAATTCTTACCGGGGTCAGATGGGAGAATGCGCAGGATAAGTATTTCACGAGTGCTTCTGCTTCATTTACGGAGCAGCAAAACGACGTGAAGATGGTCAATGTTCTTCCGGGAATCCATTTCCGTTATGAATTCACGCCGGACCAAATCGGACGACTCTCGGTCGCACAATCGCTCAGCCGGCCGAGCTACTTTGACCTCGTTCCGGCCGTCGACCGGCTGGATGAAAGTCAGTCGCAGGGGAATCCCAATCTCCGGCCTGCCAGGGCTACAAACATCGACCTTCGCTATGAATACTATCCGGATGCTTCGGATGCCTTCTCCGCGGGGTTGTATTACAAGAGGATCATCGATCCGATCGAAGATCAATTTCAGTCCGTCGGCGTTCTTCTGGTCACAACGAAGGGGAACGGAGACCCGGCGAAAGTCTATGGCTTTGAAGGGGTAGCGTCCAAACATTTCGGCGGCCTCGGGATCACGGCAAATTACAGCTATGTCTTTTCGCAAATCACGAGCACGAAGCAGGTCTCAGCAGAGGACATTTACGGCGATCTCGTTCAATCGTACTATCAGCAAAAACGCCCGCTGCAATCTCAATCCCCTCAGATCGTCAACGTCACGCTTTCATACGTAAGCCCGGCATGGGGGACGTCGGGAAACCTCTCCTACAATTATACGGGTAAGAGTTTGCTCGCGGTCAGCAGGCTGGACGGCTACGACACCTATCAGGACGGCGTCAGCGAACTCGATCTTTCCGCCGACCAGCAGTTGTTTTCCAGCATGAAGATCAGCATCAAAGTGATCAATCTCACAAACTCAAAAGCCGTCACAGAAGTTGTGTCCGGCCAATATGTTCAGCATTCGCCGATCGTGATCGAAAGAGATCTGAACAAAATTCGCGGCTCGATCGGAATCAGCTACAAACTTTAATCTGCCATCGACAATAAGCCAATTCATTACCTCAAAAAACAAAAGGAGAACCATATGTCCAAGGTGATTACAACAATGCTTTTCTTTTTCGTACTGGGAACGGCTTACTCGGATACTCCGCTGCATTCGATCCTTACGGGATCGGTCAAAGGGACGACGCTTCCCAATCATACGTACGTTATTCTGGACAGTATCAGTGTGAATGTTGGAGACACGTTAACGGTGAGTGCTGGGGACACGTTGATCATGGCGAACCCGTTGGGATGGATCCATGTGCTGGGGACGTTTATCTGCGACGGGACGAAAGCGAGCCCGAACTTGATCACG comes from Bacteroidota bacterium and encodes:
- a CDS encoding sterol desaturase family protein, producing MNLEILSPVIVSLSALVLIILERRFPYTAGQPLFREGFWTDLGMYTIFQSYILSWVIFGFIHWLDNETSVSRFHIISDWPVWGQFLLFFVSHDLYIYLFHRWQHHNKYLYRIHEAHHSVRDVDWLAGARSHSLEILINQSIEFTPIILLGAAPEVVLLKGIVDAVWGMYIHSNINVHSGRLQFFFNGPEMHRWHHAKGKGNSVNYSTKLAVWDWLFGTGFLPSIERPVSYGLTYSGFPKGYFPQQWFAFRPFRKEKN
- a CDS encoding TonB-dependent receptor translates to MLRQYHAILLLLLIIIAQETFSGTIKGNVRESKTKLAIAGASVFIEGTTYGTVSDTSGDYIIRNVPAGEYEIVVRILGFAAKEESITVDEGSSVLVQNFSLKEKLITLGESVVTARANNELETTARATEKTAANLVNVISAQTIEQSTDRTAADVLQRVSGMSLIRDQGEGRYVVMRGLAQQYNNTLVDGIKIPSPESKDRFVPMDIFPSGLFERIEVTKSLTPDIAGDAIGGSTDLMLREAPDRFVFNFNAASGSTSGVLGNSFSSFNRSAVPELDPERLHGTVSDSDPTTELKPRYNPSSADFSIANLKFTNAPAPADGLFSALVGDRFFDNRLGLMAAGSFQNTYNEVHTDIYSLGSDINTIDSQGHLIPYASTYNNQNYYVNKTRGGAVAKGDFIADEGQELSATYMYVRQEEAQTRHALQIEIDGSRGANDLTYTNRSALRIQDISSVSLSGSHFSTSPFSLNWTLNYTDALQDRPDEAEYSILQNYDANGKLEPFQGLGDITHSWRKNDDHQNLGKLDATWHLTSDGMHTIQAGFVAQKLNRVNYEDDYQLNPSIINGRTQTFTSIDSAKTTVFGYGSTSGTTVYGYQNYKASELLLASYLQYTLIFDRLQILTGVRWENAQDKYFTSASASFTEQQNDVKMVNVLPGIHFRYEFTPDQIGRLSVAQSLSRPSYFDLVPAVDRLDESQSQGNPNLRPARATNIDLRYEYYPDASDAFSAGLYYKRIIDPIEDQFQSVGVLLVTTKGNGDPAKVYGFEGVASKHFGGLGITANYSYVFSQITSTKQVSAEDIYGDLVQSYYQQKRPLQSQSPQIVNVTLSYVSPAWGTSGNLSYNYTGKSLLAVSRLDGYDTYQDGVSELDLSADQQLFSSMKISIKVINLTNSKAVTEVVSGQYVQHSPIVIERDLNKIRGSIGISYKL